The following proteins are co-located in the Manihot esculenta cultivar AM560-2 chromosome 9, M.esculenta_v8, whole genome shotgun sequence genome:
- the LOC110622455 gene encoding histone H2AX, giving the protein MSSTGRPTKGGRGKPKASKSVSRSQKAGLQFPVGRIARFLKAGKYAERVGAGAPVYLSAVLEYLAAEVLELAGNAARDNKKNRIVPRHIQLAVRNDEELSKLLGSVTIANGGVLPNIHQTLLPKKMGKDKGDIGSASQEF; this is encoded by the exons ATGAGTTCTACCGGGCGACCGACAAAGGGAGGAAGAGGAAAGCCTAAGGCGTCGAAGTCTGTGTCGCGATCGCAGAAGGCTGGCTTGCAGTTTCCAGTCGGGAGGATCGCTAGGTTTCTCAAGGCCGGAAAGTATGCCGAGCGTGTCGGTGCTGGAGCTCCCGTCTATCTTTCTGCAGTCCTTGAATACCTTGCTGCTGAG GTATTGGAGCTTGCTGGCAATGCAGCAAGGGATAACAAAAAGAATCGTATTGTGCCAAGGCACATTCAACTTGCTGTGAGGAATGATGAGGAACTGAGCAAGCTTCTGGGCTCTGTTACTATTGCCAATGGTGGTGTGTTGCCTAACATTCACCAGACTCTCCTTCCTAAGAAGATGGGCAAGGACAAAGGCGATATTGGATCTGCTTCTCAAGAGTTTTAG